Proteins encoded in a region of the Flammeovirga yaeyamensis genome:
- a CDS encoding YgiQ family radical SAM protein yields the protein MIRKENNLSDWLPITKKEMELRGWDSLDVIIISGDAYVDHPSFGAAVIARLVEAEGLKVGIIPQPNWRDDLRDFKKLGKPNLFFGVTGGCMDSMVNHYTAAKRKRSNDAYTPDGAPGFRPDYATVKYTKILKDLYPDIPVLIGGIEASLRRVTHYDYWSDQLKPSILKESGADILVYGMGEQPLKQIIKLVQKGVPMRSLKTIQQTAILQPIEEDIPKGVHWNTIELNSHEKCLEDKIAFASNFKHIERESNKQYADRLTQEVGNERLVINPPYKTMKEKEIDASFDLPYTRLPHPKYKNKGPIPAFEMIKFSINMHRGCFGGCSFCTISAHQGKMIASRSENSILKEIKEVTKMPDFKGYLSDLGGPSANMYKMKGKVQSICDKCVSPSCIHPVVCDNLDSSHKAMTQLYRKVDKMPEIKKAFVSSGIRYDLLVSDYNKSDETKSLHEYMEQVVTRHIPGRLKVAPEHTSDPVLRIMRKPSFKHFHTFKQKFDQINKKHGLKQPLIPYFISSHPGCEMEDMANLALETKEMGFQLEQVQDFTPTPMTTATVIYYAGVHPYTLKPVDTVKDPRRKKDQNKFFFWYKKENHQWIRDTLRKTGNSRMAEDLLKYHAQQKREEKFKQVDKGVSKVGVGKGKSNSGKPKSRNKKRRR from the coding sequence ATGATCAGAAAGGAAAATAATTTGTCCGATTGGTTGCCTATCACTAAAAAAGAGATGGAACTAAGAGGATGGGATAGTTTAGATGTAATTATCATCTCTGGAGATGCTTATGTAGATCACCCTTCATTTGGTGCTGCAGTAATTGCTCGTTTGGTAGAAGCTGAAGGTTTAAAAGTAGGTATTATTCCTCAACCTAACTGGAGAGACGATTTAAGGGATTTCAAAAAGTTGGGTAAACCCAATCTATTCTTTGGTGTGACAGGTGGCTGCATGGACTCCATGGTAAACCACTACACGGCAGCAAAGAGAAAGCGTTCTAACGATGCGTATACTCCAGATGGTGCACCGGGTTTTAGACCTGATTATGCTACCGTAAAGTATACTAAGATCCTAAAAGATCTATATCCTGATATTCCTGTTCTAATTGGTGGTATTGAAGCTTCACTTAGAAGAGTGACTCATTACGACTATTGGTCTGATCAGTTAAAGCCTTCGATTTTAAAGGAATCGGGTGCGGATATCTTGGTATATGGTATGGGAGAACAACCTTTGAAGCAAATCATTAAGTTGGTGCAAAAAGGAGTTCCTATGCGTTCGTTAAAAACGATTCAACAAACAGCCATTCTTCAACCTATCGAAGAAGATATTCCTAAAGGAGTGCATTGGAATACGATTGAATTGAATTCACATGAGAAATGTTTAGAAGATAAAATCGCTTTTGCTTCTAATTTTAAGCATATCGAAAGAGAATCGAATAAACAATATGCCGATCGTTTAACTCAAGAAGTAGGTAACGAAAGGTTAGTGATTAACCCTCCTTACAAAACCATGAAGGAGAAAGAAATCGATGCTTCTTTTGATTTACCTTATACCCGATTACCTCATCCAAAGTATAAAAACAAAGGACCTATTCCTGCCTTCGAAATGATTAAGTTCTCTATCAATATGCATAGAGGGTGTTTTGGTGGGTGTAGTTTCTGTACAATTTCTGCACATCAAGGTAAAATGATTGCTTCCCGTTCAGAAAATTCAATTCTGAAAGAAATCAAGGAAGTGACCAAAATGCCTGATTTTAAAGGTTACTTAAGTGATTTGGGTGGACCTAGTGCGAACATGTACAAAATGAAAGGTAAGGTGCAATCCATTTGTGATAAGTGTGTGAGTCCATCATGTATCCACCCTGTGGTTTGTGATAACTTAGATTCTTCTCACAAAGCGATGACACAATTGTATCGTAAAGTAGATAAGATGCCTGAAATTAAAAAGGCATTTGTAAGTAGTGGTATCCGTTATGACTTGTTGGTGTCTGATTATAACAAATCGGATGAAACCAAAAGTTTACATGAATACATGGAACAAGTGGTAACAAGACATATTCCAGGCCGTTTGAAAGTAGCTCCTGAGCATACTTCCGATCCGGTTTTAAGAATTATGAGAAAGCCATCTTTCAAGCATTTCCATACTTTTAAACAAAAGTTTGATCAGATTAATAAGAAGCACGGTTTAAAGCAACCACTTATTCCTTACTTTATTTCTTCACACCCTGGGTGTGAAATGGAAGACATGGCTAATTTGGCTTTAGAAACAAAGGAAATGGGCTTCCAATTGGAACAAGTGCAAGACTTTACTCCTACACCAATGACTACTGCTACAGTCATCTATTACGCAGGAGTTCATCCATATACCTTAAAACCTGTAGATACAGTAAAAGATCCTAGAAGAAAGAAAGATCAGAATAAATTCTTCTTCTGGTATAAAAAAGAAAACCACCAATGGATTAGAGACACCTTAAGAAAAACAGGTAACTCTAGAATGGCAGAAGACCTGCTTAAATATCACGCTCAACAAAAACGTGAAGAAAAATTCAAACAAGTGGATAAGGGTGTATCTAAAGTAGGTGTAGGAAAAGGGAAAAGTAATTCTGGTAAACCGAAATCTAGAAACAAAAAGAGAAGAAGGTAA
- a CDS encoding muramidase family protein yields MSYAVQPGDTLYSIARAHNLSTNQLLSLNNWSTPPTLQIGQNIIVNNTIENSSNEDIIHIVAQGDSLYSIAKKYNVGPADIIEENDLDPNNGIYIGQELYIPELESDEEENIVSSTSSNIQKHIVLKGDSLYSISRKYNVTPQQLLEKNQMQPNSPIYIGQILFIPTSDSNSAEKLVTEEKETVVKKKAPAEVYTVLQGDTLYQISQKFGISPQKILELNGFDSSQPIYVGQQLKVKNNGKAEVIPPPKKQPSSSQKSHTVSSGESLYAIGRKYDLSPAEILSANNMSIGATIYVGQVLTIPSPQLNVKPKVTPTTKEEVNVYTVQSGDFLSKIAKKYNITPQELVAANHIPKGRIYVGQKLFIPTSKNNSSPQNNSVKQAQGNSIYQLSKIDGQQLFSKGLYSRIGTNYSIHPTDLDNVQKRLVQLGILHEQHNESPRNIGGSTNNISGQRVPKTMAAIRKLQDRYRLNWWVGSPARTEMLGTDKYTYGEIVPNDVTFKFLKEYTQYTLSFPHPITGQTQTAEFNNFVYSGYNQFYNGVGYLGKSLPNEVPLSVFKEAGLSPILAEAMKVVSSHEGNFDAINSYDKAFFSYGFIQFAGGGRGLAPLIARMKVTEPALFGSIFQNAGIDVEYTTRNNDIHQGELIINFPGKGTLKGIDAEKELRNHHQMYGPFIRAAFHPKLIKAQIIQAVKAYATPALGIKLSINTGQFNQSNIPITDIINSPMGLGFAIDMTVNKWIVKTGEMFNNAISSLCKQKGWHQLHQISMIDEREVLQEIVRQEGGADKRVSDRGNSMLKSSLSYSKDPQKGKGLLA; encoded by the coding sequence ATGAGTTATGCTGTCCAACCCGGCGATACGTTATATAGTATCGCAAGAGCACACAATTTATCTACAAATCAATTATTAAGTCTTAATAATTGGAGTACACCTCCAACTCTACAAATTGGTCAAAATATTATTGTCAATAATACTATTGAGAATAGTTCAAATGAGGATATCATCCATATTGTAGCACAGGGTGACTCTTTATATTCCATCGCAAAAAAATACAATGTTGGACCTGCGGATATTATTGAAGAAAATGATTTAGATCCGAATAATGGAATTTACATTGGTCAAGAACTTTACATACCAGAATTAGAAAGTGATGAAGAAGAAAATATTGTTTCATCCACTTCGTCAAATATTCAAAAGCATATCGTTTTAAAAGGAGATTCACTCTACAGTATATCAAGAAAATATAATGTTACTCCTCAACAACTGTTAGAAAAAAATCAGATGCAGCCAAATAGTCCAATCTATATTGGTCAGATCTTATTTATTCCTACATCAGATAGTAATAGTGCTGAGAAACTCGTTACTGAAGAGAAGGAAACCGTTGTAAAAAAGAAGGCACCTGCAGAAGTATATACTGTTTTGCAAGGTGATACTTTATATCAGATATCCCAAAAGTTTGGTATCAGTCCTCAAAAAATATTAGAATTAAATGGGTTTGATTCTAGTCAGCCTATTTATGTTGGGCAACAACTCAAGGTAAAAAACAATGGTAAAGCGGAGGTGATTCCTCCTCCTAAAAAGCAACCTTCCTCTTCTCAAAAGTCACATACTGTATCAAGTGGTGAGTCTTTGTATGCTATTGGACGAAAATATGATTTATCTCCAGCAGAGATTTTGTCAGCTAATAATATGTCAATTGGTGCTACTATTTATGTTGGACAGGTACTCACTATTCCTAGTCCTCAATTAAATGTAAAACCAAAAGTAACACCTACTACTAAAGAGGAAGTAAATGTGTACACCGTACAATCGGGTGATTTTCTATCTAAGATTGCAAAGAAATATAATATCACACCACAAGAATTAGTGGCGGCCAATCATATTCCAAAAGGTAGGATTTATGTTGGACAGAAGTTATTTATACCAACATCAAAAAATAATTCTTCACCACAAAATAATTCTGTGAAACAAGCACAAGGAAATAGTATCTATCAGTTATCAAAAATTGATGGGCAACAACTGTTTTCAAAAGGACTTTATAGCAGAATTGGCACAAATTATTCTATACACCCAACAGATCTTGACAATGTGCAAAAAAGACTTGTTCAATTGGGTATTTTACATGAACAACACAATGAAAGCCCAAGAAATATAGGTGGCAGTACCAATAACATATCAGGTCAAAGAGTGCCTAAGACTATGGCGGCAATTCGTAAACTGCAAGATCGCTATCGCTTGAATTGGTGGGTAGGTTCGCCTGCTAGAACTGAAATGTTAGGTACGGATAAATATACGTATGGAGAAATCGTTCCTAACGATGTTACCTTTAAGTTCTTAAAAGAATACACTCAATATACTTTATCATTCCCGCACCCGATAACTGGACAAACACAAACTGCAGAGTTTAATAATTTTGTCTACAGTGGGTATAATCAATTTTATAATGGGGTTGGATATTTAGGAAAATCCCTTCCTAATGAGGTTCCTTTATCCGTTTTTAAAGAAGCTGGGTTATCCCCTATTTTAGCTGAGGCGATGAAAGTGGTCTCTAGTCATGAAGGAAACTTTGATGCCATCAATAGTTATGACAAAGCTTTCTTTTCTTACGGATTTATTCAATTTGCTGGAGGAGGCAGAGGACTTGCTCCATTAATTGCAAGAATGAAGGTTACTGAACCCGCTCTGTTTGGAAGTATCTTCCAAAATGCTGGAATTGATGTGGAATACACTACCAGAAATAACGATATTCATCAAGGAGAATTGATTATTAACTTCCCAGGGAAAGGTACTTTAAAAGGGATAGATGCCGAAAAAGAATTGAGAAATCATCATCAAATGTATGGTCCGTTTATCAGAGCTGCTTTCCATCCAAAATTGATAAAAGCACAAATTATACAAGCTGTAAAAGCTTATGCAACTCCAGCATTAGGTATCAAACTGAGTATCAATACAGGACAGTTCAATCAAAGTAATATTCCAATTACAGATATTATTAATTCGCCAATGGGACTTGGTTTTGCAATTGATATGACTGTAAATAAATGGATTGTGAAAACTGGAGAAATGTTTAACAATGCTATTAGTAGCCTTTGTAAACAAAAAGGTTGGCATCAGTTACATCAGATTTCTATGATAGATGAGAGAGAGGTATTGCAAGAAATTGTCAGACAAGAAGGTGGAGCCGATAAACGTGTTTCAGATAGAGGTAATAGCATGTTAAAAAGTTCGCTCAGCTATTCAAAAGATCCTCAAAAAGGTAAAGGTCTTTTGGCTTAA
- a CDS encoding HesB/IscA family protein codes for MKIENPISITKRAAKEIQEILTQKKVPEGYSLRVGVKGGGGCGGAQFTLGFDQTKEGDVEYTTNNIPVLIEKKQMLFLIDLEIDFEERREERGFVFNKLSGQ; via the coding sequence ATGAAAATTGAAAATCCAATTAGCATCACAAAACGTGCTGCTAAAGAGATTCAAGAAATATTAACCCAGAAAAAAGTTCCTGAAGGATACTCTCTACGCGTTGGTGTAAAAGGAGGTGGTGGATGTGGAGGTGCTCAATTCACCCTTGGATTTGACCAAACTAAGGAAGGTGATGTGGAATACACTACTAATAACATACCTGTTCTAATAGAAAAGAAACAAATGCTTTTTCTAATTGACTTAGAAATTGACTTTGAGGAAAGAAGAGAAGAACGAGGTTTTGTATTTAACAAGTTGTCCGGACAGTAG
- a CDS encoding lysylphosphatidylglycerol synthase transmembrane domain-containing protein, whose product MDTQQQKMLKNLSPTRALIPILIGLAVPIYMVWSSDDFQVDQIIDHLGNMNIWWIFLSFVVLIGRDAGYMYRIRTLTNKHLSWNSSFFVIMLWEFASAITPSVVGGTSVAVFIMNREKISFGKALSFVMLTAILDNLFFVFASIFVIILFPGSIFPANNYSAEILGMTLGLKQIFVVSVSLIAVYTAFMAWGLFIGPKSFKKFLWFLTSNRFTKRWRRMAVKSGNEMIVASRELKGHKTSYWLKVILSTVFIWSSRYAMLNCLINAFLHIDLFSLTQGQFLDQFLIFGRQIIMWIVMLISPTPGSAGTAEYFFGEFFKEFFNDAGLVIVVALFWRLFTYYTYLLMGTIVLPTWISKRFK is encoded by the coding sequence ATGGATACGCAACAGCAGAAAATGCTTAAAAACTTAAGTCCAACTCGGGCTTTAATTCCAATATTAATTGGTTTAGCAGTGCCGATATATATGGTTTGGTCATCCGATGATTTTCAAGTTGATCAAATAATCGATCACTTAGGGAACATGAACATTTGGTGGATCTTCCTATCATTTGTTGTTTTAATTGGTCGAGATGCCGGCTATATGTATAGAATTAGAACATTAACCAACAAACACCTCAGTTGGAATTCTAGTTTCTTTGTTATCATGCTATGGGAGTTTGCTTCAGCAATTACTCCTTCTGTGGTTGGTGGGACAAGTGTCGCCGTCTTTATCATGAATCGAGAAAAAATATCTTTTGGTAAGGCATTAAGTTTTGTAATGCTCACCGCCATATTAGATAATCTATTCTTCGTGTTCGCCTCCATTTTTGTCATCATACTTTTTCCTGGATCAATATTCCCTGCCAATAATTATTCTGCAGAAATACTCGGAATGACGCTTGGGTTGAAACAGATATTTGTGGTCAGTGTTAGCTTAATCGCAGTATATACCGCATTTATGGCTTGGGGATTATTTATCGGTCCAAAATCGTTTAAAAAATTCTTATGGTTTCTTACTTCCAATAGATTTACAAAACGTTGGAGAAGAATGGCCGTAAAAAGTGGCAACGAAATGATTGTAGCTTCAAGAGAATTAAAAGGACATAAAACTTCCTATTGGCTTAAAGTAATTCTCTCTACTGTCTTTATTTGGTCATCTAGATATGCAATGTTGAATTGTTTAATCAATGCATTTCTTCATATCGATTTATTCTCTTTAACTCAAGGGCAATTTTTAGATCAATTCCTTATTTTTGGACGTCAGATTATCATGTGGATTGTGATGTTGATCTCTCCTACTCCAGGTAGTGCAGGTACAGCTGAGTACTTCTTTGGAGAATTTTTTAAAGAGTTTTTCAACGATGCAGGTTTGGTCATTGTCGTCGCCCTTTTCTGGAGATTGTTCACTTATTATACTTATTTGTTGATGGGAACAATCGTTTTACCTACTTGGATCTCGAAAAGGTTTAAATAA
- a CDS encoding FIST signal transduction protein, whose product MFYLFDNYIDPLKSLIQEFDINETVFLFLVAENNKEEIPTLIDECNKINIKFFGGFFPKIIHGNKALDEGFICHPISSKNSPVFISKEKLFHSQSFSHKDEQNIYLLIDGLSSNSQRIIENIYEQLGSDYQIFGGGTGSLSLNQHLSVFDNHGIYKDCAIICSTNNEFTIDVKHGWNRLYGPLVATKTDKNWIYELNWQNAFEVYQGIIGKEIIDKDDFFSGAKNHPFGLSKEGYEDIIRDPILINEQGAIKCVGEILENTIVYIMGAEKTDLIQAANIAAQNVTVSKKPSQLFLVDCISRLLFLEDEYEKELEVCSAQHETSPNTIGVLSLGEISSLSKNKMVEYLNKTIVVNAIEK is encoded by the coding sequence ATGTTCTATCTATTTGATAATTATATTGATCCTTTAAAAAGTTTAATTCAGGAGTTTGATATTAATGAAACGGTATTTCTTTTTCTTGTTGCAGAGAATAATAAAGAAGAAATACCAACACTAATTGATGAATGTAATAAAATCAATATCAAATTCTTTGGAGGATTCTTTCCTAAAATTATTCATGGTAATAAAGCCTTAGATGAAGGGTTTATATGCCATCCTATTTCTTCGAAAAATTCACCCGTCTTCATTTCAAAAGAAAAGCTTTTCCACTCACAAAGTTTTAGTCATAAAGATGAGCAAAATATTTACTTGTTGATAGATGGTTTATCATCAAATTCTCAACGCATTATTGAAAACATCTATGAACAACTAGGTTCCGATTATCAAATTTTTGGTGGAGGAACCGGATCATTATCACTCAATCAACATCTAAGTGTATTTGATAATCATGGCATTTATAAAGATTGTGCCATCATCTGTTCTACCAATAATGAGTTTACCATTGATGTTAAACATGGTTGGAATCGATTATACGGGCCTTTGGTTGCTACAAAAACAGATAAAAATTGGATCTATGAATTGAATTGGCAGAATGCTTTTGAAGTGTATCAGGGGATCATTGGAAAAGAGATAATTGATAAAGATGACTTCTTTTCTGGTGCCAAGAATCATCCATTTGGTCTTTCAAAAGAAGGATATGAAGATATTATTCGTGATCCCATTTTAATTAATGAACAAGGTGCTATTAAATGTGTAGGAGAGATACTGGAGAATACCATTGTTTATATAATGGGTGCCGAAAAAACGGATTTGATACAAGCCGCAAACATAGCTGCTCAAAACGTAACGGTATCTAAAAAACCTTCTCAGCTGTTTCTAGTAGATTGTATTTCTAGATTATTATTTCTGGAAGATGAATATGAAAAGGAATTAGAGGTTTGTAGTGCACAGCACGAAACATCTCCTAACACCATTGGGGTTCTATCCCTTGGAGAAATCTCTTCATTGAGTAAAAATAAAATGGTTGAATATTTAAATAAAACTATTGTAGTCAATGCTATCGAAAAATAA
- a CDS encoding ATP-binding protein: MHRKSISNASLWMKGNTILETNLIETEDTSIANEWINILSFPTKEGHRTETTLVNHYLSHQTAEDIFTIDIAEDYKIEEHIKISSGTHLFHCLDNFGIIHYHSSTFEDDKLNALSIKKLNVVFKHFKNSIIASLNQLKLEKEIAISKEKTREIDMISKFALQNPYPVMRFDGDGELIFGNDASQFILPHFEELKWAYATMFKKTLALNEMKVYEQVIHNKHYAFTVRPIQQYNYVNVYGMDISSRKIVEQKLKDEKEKAERLANIKMEFLSTMSHEIRTPMNSIIGSINLLFDSHLNDYQHKKLNMMQFAADNLLRLINEILDFNKLEANKVNLEKIRFSLTETLENVFAMHIDNAEKKNITFELELEKIPVEYVVGDPTRLSQILLNLISNAIKFTDKGGVKVNVQSTFKNDYSIVYEFKVIDTGIGISKEKINNIFQAFTQEDTSTTRRFGGTGLGLSISKKLVNLLEGSLDVESEIGKGTSFIAKIPYQISPNQEKEEKKKRRQVNIDPQQDLRNVDVLLVDDNEFNVLIATEFLSRWHANIITARNGQEAIDQLKSNNESIKIILMDLQMPVMDGFEATEMIRSFEKDYYKNLPIIALTADVTSDDIHGIENKGFNDFASKPFDPEKLLKKLLQYI; this comes from the coding sequence ATGCATAGAAAGAGTATTTCTAATGCTTCATTGTGGATGAAAGGCAATACAATTTTAGAAACTAATTTAATAGAAACGGAAGATACTTCTATTGCTAACGAATGGATCAATATTTTAAGTTTCCCAACCAAAGAAGGTCATAGAACCGAAACTACATTGGTCAATCATTACCTTTCTCATCAGACCGCAGAGGATATTTTTACAATTGATATTGCCGAAGATTATAAGATAGAAGAGCATATAAAAATCTCATCGGGTACACACCTATTTCATTGTTTGGATAACTTTGGCATCATTCATTATCATTCCAGTACGTTCGAAGATGATAAGTTAAATGCACTATCCATAAAAAAATTAAATGTTGTCTTTAAACATTTTAAAAACTCTATCATTGCTTCTTTAAATCAGCTGAAATTAGAAAAGGAAATTGCCATTTCTAAAGAGAAAACTAGAGAGATTGATATGATATCAAAATTTGCATTACAAAATCCATATCCAGTAATGCGTTTTGATGGTGATGGTGAACTTATCTTTGGAAATGATGCATCTCAGTTTATACTACCTCATTTTGAAGAATTGAAATGGGCGTATGCTACTATGTTTAAGAAGACACTTGCGCTAAATGAAATGAAAGTATATGAACAAGTGATTCATAACAAACACTATGCTTTTACAGTTAGGCCAATTCAACAATATAATTACGTTAATGTTTACGGTATGGATATTAGCTCCAGAAAAATTGTGGAGCAGAAATTAAAGGACGAAAAAGAAAAAGCGGAAAGATTGGCTAATATTAAGATGGAGTTTTTATCAACGATGAGCCATGAAATCCGAACACCAATGAACTCCATTATCGGTTCTATCAACTTATTATTTGATTCTCATCTTAACGATTATCAACACAAAAAGCTTAACATGATGCAATTTGCTGCCGATAATTTACTGAGATTAATTAATGAAATCCTTGATTTCAATAAGTTAGAAGCTAACAAGGTGAACTTAGAAAAGATTCGTTTTTCTTTAACCGAGACTTTAGAGAATGTTTTTGCTATGCATATTGATAATGCAGAGAAAAAGAATATAACATTTGAATTGGAACTAGAAAAAATTCCTGTGGAATATGTTGTGGGTGACCCAACAAGACTTTCTCAGATTCTATTAAACTTAATATCCAATGCCATAAAATTTACTGATAAAGGTGGTGTGAAAGTAAATGTGCAAAGTACTTTCAAAAACGACTATTCGATAGTCTACGAATTTAAAGTTATCGATACAGGAATTGGAATATCAAAAGAGAAAATCAATAATATATTTCAAGCTTTTACTCAGGAGGATACAAGTACAACTAGACGATTTGGAGGTACTGGCTTGGGATTAAGTATTTCTAAGAAATTGGTCAATCTTCTTGAAGGTAGCTTAGACGTAGAAAGTGAAATAGGCAAGGGCACCTCTTTTATTGCAAAAATTCCTTATCAAATTTCTCCTAATCAAGAAAAAGAAGAAAAGAAAAAACGCAGACAAGTAAATATCGATCCTCAACAAGACCTAAGAAATGTAGATGTACTTCTAGTAGATGATAATGAATTCAATGTCCTTATTGCTACAGAATTTTTAAGCCGATGGCATGCAAATATTATTACTGCCAGAAATGGTCAAGAGGCAATTGATCAACTAAAGTCGAATAATGAATCCATTAAAATAATTTTAATGGATCTTCAAATGCCGGTTATGGATGGATTCGAGGCCACGGAAATGATACGATCTTTTGAAAAAGACTATTACAAAAACTTACCAATAATTGCTCTAACTGCAGATGTAACAAGCGATGATATTCATGGAATTGAAAATAAAGGCTTCAACGATTTTGCATCTAAACCTTTCGATCCTGAAAAACTATTAAAAAAACTGCTTCAATACATTTAA
- a CDS encoding S41 family peptidase, protein MTHDSTNSKNVDIKAWLPLIVGVSIGIGVLVGSHLRAPDPSTNRLMVDKNATKFERLLNYVDQYYVDSVDINVLTQEAIDHVLKDLDPHTVYVPADEADIMASRLDDGFEGVGIEFRVIEDTLKVLSVMPGGPSKKIGIRAGDKIIVVNGDTIAGKELDNASIVKKLRGKKGTKVDIEIKRKKKEELIAFTITRDVVPTPSVEAHYMIDEETGYIKISKFATKTYDEFHNALLFLKSEGMENLVIDLRNNGGGFLGQAVKIADDLLPKDDLIVYTEGKGNEFTEKEFSKRNPDFEGPIAILVNERSASASEIVTGALQDHDRAVVIGRRTYGKGLVQRQIRLKDNSLLRLTISRYFTPSGRSIQKPYGEGISYGDDISNRYESGELFNKDSIKTDKMPQFKTDKNRIVYGGGGIIPDNFIPLDTASMGIYYYTLEHTDVLRDFAIEYANDRYIDLMENGLDHFIKDFDKQKNVIQDLEDFAVLMGINKRKPNINDTTININLKHRIKELIAQTIWGDEGYYKVANLKDPMVNEAQKVFDEGLAEDDTTSKSKS, encoded by the coding sequence ATGACACACGATAGTACTAATTCAAAAAATGTAGACATTAAAGCGTGGCTACCTCTAATTGTAGGGGTTTCCATAGGCATTGGTGTACTCGTAGGCTCTCATTTACGGGCCCCAGATCCATCGACCAATCGGTTGATGGTGGATAAAAATGCCACAAAGTTTGAACGTTTATTGAATTACGTCGATCAATATTATGTGGATAGTGTTGATATTAATGTATTAACACAAGAAGCTATTGACCATGTTCTGAAAGATTTAGATCCTCATACTGTTTATGTTCCTGCAGATGAAGCTGATATTATGGCTTCTCGTTTAGATGATGGTTTTGAAGGTGTAGGTATTGAGTTTAGAGTAATTGAAGATACTTTAAAAGTTTTATCCGTAATGCCGGGTGGCCCCTCTAAAAAAATTGGTATTCGAGCAGGTGACAAGATTATTGTTGTTAATGGTGATACAATTGCAGGTAAAGAATTGGACAATGCTTCCATTGTAAAAAAATTAAGAGGCAAAAAAGGAACTAAGGTTGATATAGAAATCAAAAGAAAAAAGAAAGAAGAACTTATTGCTTTTACCATTACACGTGATGTTGTCCCTACTCCATCTGTCGAAGCCCATTACATGATTGATGAAGAAACAGGTTACATTAAGATTAGTAAATTTGCAACGAAAACATACGATGAATTCCATAATGCTTTATTATTTCTGAAATCAGAAGGTATGGAAAACCTTGTGATCGATTTAAGAAATAATGGTGGTGGATTTTTAGGTCAGGCAGTAAAAATTGCAGATGATTTATTACCAAAAGACGATTTGATTGTTTACACAGAAGGCAAAGGAAACGAGTTCACTGAGAAAGAATTTAGCAAGAGAAATCCCGATTTCGAAGGACCAATAGCCATTTTAGTAAATGAAAGAAGTGCTTCTGCTTCCGAAATTGTAACAGGTGCTTTACAAGACCATGATCGTGCGGTTGTTATTGGAAGAAGAACATACGGTAAAGGATTGGTTCAAAGACAAATACGACTTAAGGACAATTCTTTATTGCGCCTAACAATATCAAGATATTTCACCCCTAGTGGAAGAAGTATTCAAAAACCTTATGGAGAAGGAATTTCTTACGGTGATGATATTTCTAATCGATACGAGAGTGGTGAATTATTCAACAAAGACAGTATCAAAACAGATAAAATGCCTCAATTTAAAACCGACAAAAATAGAATCGTTTATGGCGGTGGAGGTATTATTCCTGACAACTTTATCCCTTTGGATACAGCATCAATGGGCATTTACTATTACACATTAGAACATACTGATGTGCTACGAGATTTTGCAATTGAATACGCTAATGATCGCTACATTGATTTAATGGAGAATGGCTTGGATCATTTTATCAAGGATTTTGACAAACAAAAAAATGTCATCCAAGATTTAGAAGATTTTGCTGTACTCATGGGCATCAATAAAAGAAAACCCAATATCAATGATACTACGATTAACATCAACCTAAAACATAGGATAAAAGAGTTAATAGCTCAGACGATTTGGGGTGATGAAGGATATTATAAAGTAGCGAATTTGAAAGACCCAATGGTCAATGAAGCTCAAAAAGTATTTGATGAAGGGTTAGCTGAAGATGACACCACTTCTAAGTCAAAAAGTTGA